From the genome of Rhodohalobacter sp. SW132:
TCCGGCCGCGATACGAACCGGGGGTACGGCGGACAAAAACCATCCGGCGGGAGCGGGGAGAATTTTAGTTTTCCGTCACGTATAAACCGCCGAGAACGTATCGGGGACGGAGAGGAGCAAGCTGACCGACTTTATGGTTCGCCGGAAGAAGAACAGGCATTTAGTGCAGAGAAAGAAGAACGGACAGAATCGGCATCTCCTCAAAAAAAAGAGAAAGGGTTTTGGCAGCTTCACAACCGGTTTATTCTAACACAAACGCGTACGGGACTTTGTGTGATCGATCAGCATGCAGCACACAAACGGATAATCTACGAAAAGACACTCAGCGCTACAGAAGAATCCCTCCCCGGTACGCAGCAGCTTCTTTTTGCACAAACAGTTGAACTGAACGCTACAGAATTCTCGCTTCTAAAAGAACTCCACGACATCATTCAGAGGATGGGATTCAGCATTGAACTGCTCAGCGGAAATACAGCCATTATTAACGGGGTTCCGGCTGATATCGATATCGGGGATGAACAGGGCGTACTTCGCGCCATGCTGCAGCAGTACCGCAGCCTCGACAAAAAGCTGTCGGTTGATTCACGCCGAAAAGTGGCGATCGCATTTGCCGCACGCACGGCCATTCCGCGGGGGAAAGTGCTGACAGAATCGGAGATGGAGATGCTGATTGATCAGCTTTTTGCCTGCGAAGAGCCGTATCACGATCCGCTTCAGAAGCCAACGCTCATCTACATGCCGATGGACGAGATTCAGAACCGGTTTCGGTGATACAAGGAAGGATTCGTACGAGGGATATTTCCCAGAATTCTACAGACAACTACAAAGGATGCTAATGTATGAATTGAGGGTATAATTTATCTGCATGATCCGATTAATCATCCAACAATCTGCATTTCCTTATGAAATTAGGATCACATTACGATACTCTTTGGAACCGCTCTATTCAAAAATTCAAAACGGGTAAATTTATCTATGATCCATTCATTGAGTCAGATGATGATACTCGTTATGGAATTACGTTACTTGCCCGCCCAGCCTCGCATGTAAAAGAGAAAATTCAGGCTATGGAAGAAACATTACGAAAGGTTGCTCCACATCAATATTATTATCCAAAATCGGATCTGCATGTTACGGTATTGTCTATAATCTCCTGCTATCCGGGGTTTACTCTCGATCAGATCAATCCTTCAGAGTATTGCGAAATTATCCAGGAGGCTGTAAAATCTATTTCCCCTTTCCGACTGACGTTCAGAGGTTTAACAGCTTCGCCATCCAGTATTTTAATCCAGGACTTTCCGAATGACAATCAATTAAATTCTATTAGAAATAACTTGAGAGAAACATTCAGGGAAACAGAACTTAAGAATTCGATTGATACACGATATCATCTTCAAACAGCTCACATAACTGCAGTTCGGTTCAAACGACCCTTAGTAAATGAAAAAGCATTTATAACTGCCATTACCCGGCTGAAAACAACAGATTTCGGAGACTGCTTGATAGATGAACTCGAACTCGTCGCAAACGACTGGTATCAGAGTGATAGAAAAGTAAAACAGATTCAAAAATTCAGACTGTACGAATGAGAATTAGTCTGTCCGACGACAAGTTTTTGGTGCGAAACAATTATAAGGAACGGATGATATAGTCCAGTCATTTTTTTGATGAGATGCGGATTACTATATTCCCATTTTCCCGGAAGGGTTAAACAGATCAAATAAATCAAACCAAACCATCCATCTTGAACATACTTGCGGTAGAACCTTTTTACAGCGGATCTCACAAAGCGTTTCTGGACGGGCTGCGTGAAAACAGCTCTCACAACATCCTTCCCATTAAACTGAACTACAAAGGATGGAAATGGAGAATGCATGGCGACTCGGTGAAACTGGCCGAGATGACCTCCCATGTGGAAGAGAAGATCGATCTGCTTTTGGTGAGCAGCATGACCAACCTGCCCGCTTTCCTGGCGCTCACCAATCCGCGGTTTGCATATACACCCAAGGTGATGATGATGCACGAAAATCAGCTCACGCAGCCGCTGCCGGATGGTGAAGATCGTGACATGACCTATAGCTATATCAACTACCTGAGCATGCTTTCGGCTGATGAACTTCTCTTTACCACCCGTTTTCATTTGGATGATCTGCTGGATGAACTTCCGAGGTTTCTCGACCATTTTCCTGATGACAAATATTTCAACACGATTCAGCAGATACGCGATAAGAGCCGTGTATTTTATCCCGGACTGAACCTGAGCGTGTTTGATGAGCAGCCCGACATCCGGTCAAAAAATGA
Proteins encoded in this window:
- a CDS encoding DUF3524 domain-containing protein, producing MNILAVEPFYSGSHKAFLDGLRENSSHNILPIKLNYKGWKWRMHGDSVKLAEMTSHVEEKIDLLLVSSMTNLPAFLALTNPRFAYTPKVMMMHENQLTQPLPDGEDRDMTYSYINYLSMLSADELLFTTRFHLDDLLDELPRFLDHFPDDKYFNTIQQIRDKSRVFYPGLNLSVFDEQPDIRSKNERPVIVWNQRWQFDRNPGMFFKVLNRLNDIDLEFDLILAGDTKHQKPEEFERAWKRFGDQITHFGYVENVENYSRLLHSGDIVVSTASHEFFCVAIMEAIYCGCHPLVPNALHYPELIPDTLHKPLLHAPVLYDSEDDLFHIMKKLLTGEMKPLPKSSLQNINKHLDWKRVIDEYDRLFEEISV
- a CDS encoding 2'-5' RNA ligase family protein; amino-acid sequence: MKLGSHYDTLWNRSIQKFKTGKFIYDPFIESDDDTRYGITLLARPASHVKEKIQAMEETLRKVAPHQYYYPKSDLHVTVLSIISCYPGFTLDQINPSEYCEIIQEAVKSISPFRLTFRGLTASPSSILIQDFPNDNQLNSIRNNLRETFRETELKNSIDTRYHLQTAHITAVRFKRPLVNEKAFITAITRLKTTDFGDCLIDELELVANDWYQSDRKVKQIQKFRLYE